A window of Eubacteriaceae bacterium ES3 contains these coding sequences:
- a CDS encoding phosphate acyltransferase, producing MNFSDLSKLMENSDRPVLAIAAPEEAGLLKAVLMALETSLSGVFLVGDLNKIKQLKEENSLDLSKTNQIFASTLEEACETAVLLVNQGKADLVMKGLVDTSIFLKAIIHKEKGLMTGRLLSSVMVVELPSYHKPLITTDGGMVIAPDLSKKKEILDNAIDLARALDINPIKVAVLAAKEKVNPKMPATLDAAELKKMSNDGVFGTDVLADGPIAMDLVVSKEAAEIKGYQSQVAGDADILLFPEIETGNAVVKTMTCLAQARLAGVVMGACVPVILTSRSESQDNKLNSINLGAYLVQRTGNCHDKREEQKRKYEETVNRK from the coding sequence ATGAACTTTTCCGACCTAAGTAAGTTAATGGAAAATAGCGATAGACCAGTGTTGGCAATTGCCGCGCCGGAAGAAGCTGGCCTTTTAAAAGCCGTACTAATGGCACTGGAAACATCCTTATCAGGGGTGTTTTTAGTCGGTGATCTTAATAAAATTAAACAATTAAAAGAAGAGAATTCGCTAGACTTATCAAAAACGAATCAGATTTTTGCCAGTACTCTGGAAGAGGCCTGTGAGACAGCAGTCTTGCTGGTTAATCAGGGAAAGGCAGATCTGGTTATGAAGGGTCTTGTTGATACATCGATTTTTTTAAAAGCGATTATTCACAAAGAAAAGGGTCTAATGACAGGTCGTCTGCTTAGTAGTGTCATGGTTGTGGAACTGCCTTCATATCATAAGCCTTTGATTACAACAGATGGCGGAATGGTTATTGCCCCGGATCTTTCAAAGAAAAAAGAAATTTTAGATAATGCAATTGACCTGGCAAGAGCACTTGATATCAATCCTATTAAAGTTGCCGTACTCGCGGCTAAAGAAAAAGTGAATCCTAAAATGCCGGCAACTCTTGATGCCGCGGAACTAAAAAAAATGTCAAACGATGGTGTTTTTGGGACCGATGTACTAGCTGATGGGCCGATAGCTATGGATTTGGTTGTTTCAAAAGAAGCAGCTGAGATCAAAGGTTATCAGTCGCAAGTTGCTGGGGATGCAGATATCCTTTTATTCCCGGAGATAGAAACCGGTAATGCGGTCGTTAAAACGATGACCTGTCTGGCTCAGGCCAGACTGGCGGGTGTTGTAATGGGGGCTTGTGTGCCGGTTATTTTAACATCCCGTTCAGAATCACAAGATAATAAGCTAAATTCAATCAACCTGGGAGCCTATCTGGTTCAGCGTACAGGAAATTGTCATGATAAACGAGAGGAGCAAAAAAGAAAGTATGAAGAAACTGTTAACAGGAAATGA
- a CDS encoding citrate/2-methylcitrate synthase, with the protein MNRIFSELTPEILAYSELCRSNNFIEPELYKKYKVNRGLRDLQGNGVLTGLTEISEIKAFNFIDGEKIGIDGELFYRGINVQDLVDGFVNENRFGFEEVTYLLLFGELPDNKKLNDFSRVLGNYRTLPTSFVRDIIMKAPSSDMMNTLARSVLTLFAYDDRASDISIPNVLRQCLELIALFPLLAVYGYQSYKHYHDGQSLFIHQPQPHLSTAENILHILRPDSQYTDLEARILDIALVLHAEHGGGNNSTFTTHVVSSSGTDTYSVIAASLGSLKGPKHGGANIKVVEMFEDIKKNISDWSDEAQVKDYLVKLLSKQAFDKAGLIYGIGHAIYSVSDPRANVFKGFVKKLSEEKGKTEEFELYSMVERLAPEAIAETRKIYKGVSANVDFYSGFVYNMLGLPPQLFTPIFAIARISGWSAHRLEELINAGKIIRPAYKNVCERNPYVPIDER; encoded by the coding sequence ATGAATCGAATCTTTTCTGAGCTGACGCCTGAAATTCTTGCATATAGTGAGTTATGTCGTTCGAATAATTTTATTGAACCGGAACTCTACAAAAAATATAAAGTGAACCGTGGGCTTCGTGATCTTCAGGGAAACGGTGTTCTTACCGGTTTAACTGAAATTTCTGAGATTAAAGCTTTTAATTTTATAGATGGTGAGAAAATTGGAATTGATGGAGAGCTTTTTTACCGTGGTATCAATGTCCAGGATTTAGTGGATGGGTTTGTTAATGAGAATCGCTTCGGTTTTGAAGAAGTGACCTATCTTCTATTATTTGGTGAACTACCTGATAATAAAAAGCTGAATGATTTCTCAAGGGTATTGGGAAACTATAGAACATTGCCAACGAGTTTTGTTAGAGATATCATCATGAAAGCTCCAAGCTCTGATATGATGAATACTTTAGCCAGAAGCGTTCTGACATTGTTCGCCTATGATGACCGAGCCAGTGATATCAGTATTCCCAATGTTTTAAGACAATGTCTGGAGCTGATCGCCCTCTTTCCGCTATTGGCTGTATATGGCTATCAATCGTATAAACACTATCACGATGGCCAGAGTTTGTTTATTCATCAACCGCAGCCACATTTATCAACAGCTGAAAATATTCTCCACATTTTAAGACCTGACAGCCAGTATACAGATCTTGAAGCAAGAATTCTTGACATTGCACTGGTTCTTCATGCAGAACATGGTGGCGGGAATAATTCCACCTTTACAACCCATGTTGTATCATCATCAGGAACGGACACCTACTCGGTGATCGCTGCATCACTTGGTTCTCTTAAGGGACCCAAGCATGGTGGTGCAAATATTAAAGTTGTCGAAATGTTTGAAGATATCAAGAAAAATATCAGCGACTGGAGTGATGAGGCTCAGGTCAAAGATTATCTAGTTAAACTTTTAAGTAAACAGGCCTTTGACAAAGCGGGGCTTATTTATGGGATTGGACACGCGATTTACTCGGTTTCTGATCCGCGGGCCAACGTTTTCAAAGGATTTGTTAAAAAGCTATCGGAAGAAAAGGGGAAAACGGAAGAGTTTGAACTATATTCCATGGTTGAACGCCTGGCTCCGGAAGCCATCGCTGAAACTCGAAAAATATATAAAGGTGTGAGTGCTAATGTCGACTTCTATAGTGGATTCGTATATAATATGCTGGGGCTGCCACCGCAATTATTTACCCCAATTTTTGCTATAGCGCGTATCTCCGGATGGAGTGCCCATCGACTGGAAGAACTGATTAACGCTGGGAAAATTATCCGTCCTGCATATAAGAATGTTTGTGAACGCAATCCCTATGTTCCTATTGACGAACGTTAG
- a CDS encoding IS110 family transposase produces MIYAGIDVAKDKHDCFITNSDGEILFKAFTIMNNRDGFDDFFQKISSVAEDLTKVKVGLEATGHYSYNLLGYLVDKGLATYVINPLHTNLYRKSLSLRQTKTDKVDARTIASMIMSDVNLKSYSDTSYHNEELKSLTRYRFDKVKQRSKLKQSISRLVTILFPELEKLVPTLHLTSVYALLSEFPGASAVASAHLTRLSKLIETASKGRYSKDTAVRFREAARTSIGSNMPAKSLELKHTIKLIQELDCEIDEIESEIKIIIDEINSPILSIPGISYRMGAMIIAEIGDFKRFDTPDKILAYAGLSPSTYQSGQLDGAYSHMEKRGSRYLRYALFNATKFVCNWDPIFAAYLAKKRSEGKHYNVAISHAAKKLVRVIYQLERSGQTYIKSA; encoded by the coding sequence ATGATTTATGCAGGAATTGATGTTGCTAAAGATAAGCATGATTGCTTTATTACTAACTCAGATGGAGAGATACTCTTTAAAGCCTTTACCATTATGAACAACCGTGATGGTTTTGATGATTTTTTTCAGAAGATTTCCTCTGTTGCAGAAGATTTAACTAAAGTAAAAGTAGGGCTGGAAGCCACAGGACATTACAGTTACAATCTTCTCGGTTATCTCGTTGATAAAGGTCTCGCCACCTATGTTATCAATCCGTTACATACCAATCTGTACAGAAAAAGTCTAAGCCTTAGACAGACGAAAACGGATAAGGTAGATGCCCGAACAATTGCTTCTATGATTATGTCTGATGTGAACTTAAAGTCCTACTCAGACACATCTTACCACAATGAAGAATTGAAGTCATTAACCCGCTATCGTTTTGATAAAGTAAAGCAACGTTCGAAACTTAAACAATCTATTTCCAGACTTGTTACAATTCTTTTCCCTGAATTGGAAAAACTTGTTCCTACTCTTCATTTAACTTCTGTTTATGCATTGCTTTCTGAATTCCCGGGTGCTAGTGCTGTTGCGTCTGCTCACCTTACGCGGCTTTCCAAACTCATTGAAACAGCCTCTAAAGGTCGATATTCCAAAGATACCGCTGTTCGTTTCAGAGAAGCCGCTAGAACTTCTATTGGCTCAAATATGCCGGCTAAATCACTGGAACTAAAACACACCATTAAGCTTATTCAGGAACTTGATTGTGAAATTGATGAAATAGAATCTGAAATCAAAATCATAATTGATGAAATAAATTCTCCCATTCTTAGCATTCCTGGAATCAGTTATCGTATGGGGGCTATGATTATTGCTGAAATCGGTGATTTTAAACGCTTTGATACTCCTGACAAAATACTTGCTTATGCTGGTCTGTCGCCATCAACTTACCAATCAGGACAACTTGATGGTGCCTATTCCCATATGGAGAAACGAGGCTCCAGATATCTTCGCTATGCATTATTTAATGCAACTAAATTTGTTTGTAACTGGGATCCAATATTTGCAGCTTATCTTGCAAAGAAACGTTCTGAAGGAAAACACTACAATGTCGCAATATCTCACGCGGCCAAAAAGCTTGTAAGAGTCATTTACCAGTTGGAAAGATCTGGGCAAACATACATTAAATCAGCTTAG
- a CDS encoding Na+/H+ antiporter NhaC family protein, which translates to METIEVGLLSIVPPLVAIILALLTKEVISSLLIGILSGSLIYSISTGGGLIEMSTTAFGIMAETVGAPGKFNILLFLALLGALVYLVTLAGGSKAYGNWACTKLKSKRSALLATSLLGAIIFVDDYFNCLTVGTVMKPVTDKHRISRAKLAYIIDSTAAPICIIAPISSWAAAVGATLYETGSFTNEFSAFIATIPYNLYALLCILMVIFLSVFNLDFGLMAKLEARANKTGELGSLDALSDDAVKMQDNATIWDLIIPIGSLILFSILAMLYNGGFWAGEGLSFSEAFGNCDASAALVLGSFWALIVTFLLFVPRKLIGFKEFMGGLSEGIKTMVPAYIILTLAWTIGSLCQNYLGTGLFIGELVKTSHIPVGLIPAIIFLVSALLSFSIGTAWGTFGIFIPIVVFISQYSAPELMVVTLSATLAGSVFGDHCSPISDTTILSSTGAGCDHLEHVSTQMVYAMIVAACSFVGYLIAGFSYGNLPLTLGSSVILLIVTLMILRRIHRKNIEVENTSDNSELL; encoded by the coding sequence ATGGAAACTATTGAAGTAGGGTTGCTTTCAATTGTACCCCCACTCGTTGCAATTATTTTAGCACTGCTTACCAAGGAGGTTATCTCTTCCCTGTTAATCGGTATTTTATCTGGATCTTTAATTTACTCAATCTCAACAGGTGGTGGGCTCATTGAAATGAGTACGACTGCTTTCGGCATAATGGCAGAAACAGTGGGTGCTCCGGGGAAATTTAATATTCTGCTTTTTCTGGCTTTACTTGGTGCGCTAGTCTATCTGGTCACCCTGGCTGGCGGCTCAAAAGCCTATGGAAACTGGGCCTGTACGAAATTGAAATCAAAACGAAGTGCACTGCTGGCGACCAGCTTACTGGGCGCTATTATCTTTGTAGATGATTATTTCAACTGTTTAACGGTAGGGACAGTAATGAAACCGGTAACCGATAAGCACCGGATATCAAGGGCAAAACTTGCATATATTATTGATTCAACGGCTGCGCCAATATGTATCATTGCTCCAATTTCCAGCTGGGCAGCTGCTGTCGGCGCTACTCTTTATGAAACAGGCAGTTTTACAAATGAATTCAGCGCTTTTATTGCCACAATCCCATACAATTTATATGCACTTTTATGTATTTTAATGGTTATTTTTCTGTCCGTCTTTAATCTTGATTTCGGATTAATGGCCAAACTGGAAGCTAGAGCAAACAAGACTGGTGAACTGGGATCTCTTGATGCCCTTTCTGATGATGCAGTCAAAATGCAGGACAACGCCACCATCTGGGATCTGATTATCCCTATCGGTTCACTGATTCTGTTTTCGATTCTGGCCATGCTCTACAATGGCGGTTTCTGGGCCGGAGAAGGACTCAGTTTTTCAGAAGCCTTTGGTAATTGCGACGCCTCCGCAGCTCTGGTCCTCGGCAGTTTCTGGGCCTTAATTGTAACCTTCCTGCTCTTTGTTCCCCGAAAATTGATTGGTTTTAAAGAATTTATGGGCGGTTTAAGCGAAGGCATTAAAACTATGGTTCCCGCCTATATCATTTTAACGCTGGCCTGGACAATCGGTTCCTTATGTCAGAATTATCTGGGAACCGGCCTCTTTATTGGCGAGCTGGTAAAAACCAGCCATATACCAGTTGGACTGATTCCAGCTATCATTTTTCTGGTTTCTGCTCTTTTGTCTTTTTCGATCGGAACTGCATGGGGAACGTTTGGTATTTTTATCCCCATTGTTGTTTTCATTTCCCAGTATTCGGCACCCGAACTAATGGTTGTGACCCTATCAGCTACACTTGCCGGATCTGTTTTCGGTGACCACTGCTCGCCGATCTCTGACACCACTATTTTGTCCTCAACTGGGGCTGGTTGTGACCACCTAGAACATGTATCCACGCAAATGGTTTATGCCATGATCGTGGCAGCCTGCAGCTTTGTTGGCTACCTTATCGCCGGATTCAGTTACGGAAATCTGCCTCTCACCCTGGGAAGCTCAGTTATTTTATTAATCGTTACCCTGATGATTCTTCGCCGAATTCACCGTAAAAACATAGAAGTTGAAAACACTTCAGATAATTCCGAGCTGCTTTAA
- a CDS encoding site-specific integrase, protein MARKKETRNAQGSGQIRVRPDGRWEARYTLGRDPGTGKQIRKSVYGATQQEVRKKLTAVLASIDTGEYKEPSKLTVSDWFNIWITDYVLNLKPLTIKTYKVQINTHIIPSLGNVKLSALAPHHLQKFYNKLNDDYAAKTVKNIHGVLHKGLKQAADLGYIRSNPADTCKLPKVIKTQTKPIDKTIVPAFLEAIKGDSYENIFLVDLFTGLRQSEIIGLTWDCVDFEAGTIYVYRQYQRLDGAYKWSTLKNNKTRLIKPADLVMTTLKAERVKQSENRLRAGSAWQNPEKFIFTNPLGANIVHRTLVKHYKNIVAAMDHPDLRFHDLRHAFAVLSLQAGDDIKTVQENLGHHSAAFTMDTYAHVTDSMRKASSDRMNAFIETL, encoded by the coding sequence ATGGCAAGAAAAAAGGAAACCCGAAACGCCCAGGGATCTGGTCAAATCCGTGTACGGCCTGATGGAAGGTGGGAGGCTCGGTATACTCTGGGACGTGATCCCGGTACAGGAAAGCAGATCCGTAAATCCGTCTATGGGGCTACACAACAGGAAGTTAGAAAGAAGCTGACCGCTGTCTTGGCTTCGATTGATACCGGGGAATATAAGGAGCCATCAAAATTAACGGTTTCTGACTGGTTTAATATCTGGATCACTGATTATGTTCTAAATTTAAAGCCCCTGACCATAAAGACCTACAAGGTTCAAATTAATACCCACATCATCCCATCTCTGGGCAATGTTAAGCTGTCAGCACTGGCACCGCACCACCTGCAGAAATTCTATAACAAGCTGAATGACGATTATGCAGCCAAAACCGTTAAGAACATTCATGGTGTGCTGCACAAAGGACTTAAACAGGCTGCTGATCTGGGCTATATTCGGTCTAATCCAGCTGACACCTGTAAACTACCTAAGGTTATCAAGACTCAAACCAAACCGATTGATAAAACCATTGTACCGGCTTTTCTGGAAGCGATCAAAGGGGATTCATACGAGAATATATTCCTTGTGGATCTATTCACCGGTTTACGGCAATCTGAAATAATCGGTCTGACATGGGACTGTGTAGACTTTGAAGCCGGAACCATCTATGTTTACAGGCAGTACCAGCGGTTAGACGGTGCCTATAAATGGTCTACCCTTAAAAATAACAAGACAAGGCTAATTAAGCCAGCTGATTTAGTTATGACCACACTTAAAGCAGAGCGGGTAAAGCAGTCTGAAAATCGGTTAAGGGCAGGTTCAGCATGGCAAAACCCGGAAAAATTCATCTTTACCAATCCGCTGGGGGCTAATATCGTTCATCGGACGCTGGTTAAGCACTATAAGAATATTGTAGCTGCAATGGATCACCCTGACCTGCGTTTTCATGATCTGCGTCATGCGTTCGCTGTCCTATCCCTTCAGGCTGGGGACGATATCAAGACAGTACAGGAGAACTTAGGCCACCATTCAGCAGCCTTTACCATGGACACCTACGCCCATGTTACTGACTCCATGAGAAAGGCCAGCTCTGACAGAATGAACGCTTTCATTGAAACACTCTGA
- a CDS encoding helix-turn-helix transcriptional regulator — translation MIGENIKNFRKKKPLTQEELGDILSVSAAMVSQWERGERNPKGETLEKIAKALDVSVTDLTQDELDKYYFSILQRAGTTTIDGLAHMLNIDYERCLFLLNGNMKPTQAEDDKLKLLSGYTFKDFIRAEIDFNKDLKDTFSQNNVANEQIEMFEEYLKSLTQVEIIELLKSLNFTTNSFKVIDSEIKRTECEKRLTQIIKNYGVLIRLSDEGEASNDEFYKIYEGLLTLIEDHRRNLSKVPEYQKDE, via the coding sequence TTGATAGGAGAAAATATTAAAAATTTTCGGAAGAAAAAACCCTTAACACAAGAAGAATTAGGTGATATTTTGAGCGTCTCTGCTGCAATGGTTAGTCAGTGGGAGAGAGGAGAAAGAAATCCTAAAGGTGAAACACTTGAAAAAATAGCAAAAGCATTAGACGTGTCAGTGACAGATTTAACCCAAGATGAATTAGATAAATATTATTTCAGCATTCTACAAAGAGCCGGAACTACTACAATCGATGGTCTTGCTCATATGCTTAATATCGATTATGAGCGTTGCCTATTTTTACTTAATGGGAATATGAAACCTACGCAAGCTGAAGATGACAAATTAAAATTGTTATCGGGTTATACTTTTAAAGATTTTATTAGAGCCGAAATTGATTTTAATAAAGATTTGAAAGATACTTTTTCGCAAAATAACGTGGCAAATGAACAAATCGAGATGTTTGAAGAATATTTAAAGTCATTGACACAGGTTGAAATCATTGAGTTGTTAAAGAGTTTAAATTTTACAACAAACAGTTTTAAGGTGATAGATTCTGAAATCAAAAGAACGGAATGTGAAAAGCGATTAACACAGATAATAAAAAATTATGGGGTGTTAATTAGACTGTCTGATGAGGGGGAAGCAAGTAATGACGAATTTTATAAAATCTATGAAGGGCTATTAACTTTAATCGAAGATCATAGGCGCAACCTTTCAAAAGTCCCAGAGTATCAGAAAGATGAATAA
- a CDS encoding helix-turn-helix transcriptional regulator codes for MRIDNRKLEIAMATKCIDPLALAKKAGIAYSTIQRTAKRDGARPSTIGKIAKALDMPVEDLIEKEA; via the coding sequence ATGAGAATTGATAACCGCAAATTAGAAATTGCAATGGCCACAAAATGTATTGATCCACTGGCACTGGCAAAAAAAGCAGGGATTGCTTATTCAACAATTCAAAGAACCGCCAAAAGGGACGGTGCTAGACCGTCAACCATTGGCAAGATCGCCAAGGCTCTGGATATGCCAGTCGAGGATTTAATTGAAAAGGAGGCTTGA
- a CDS encoding helix-turn-helix domain-containing protein: protein MEKLTYTAKEIAELMGLALPKTYDLCNRADFPAIRVGRAIRVPIKEFEEWLSREARGENDRAI from the coding sequence GTGGAAAAACTAACCTACACAGCAAAAGAGATAGCGGAATTAATGGGGCTTGCACTACCAAAGACCTATGATCTTTGTAATCGGGCAGACTTCCCCGCTATTAGAGTTGGCAGAGCTATCAGAGTGCCGATAAAGGAATTTGAGGAATGGCTCAGCAGAGAGGCACGAGGTGAAAATGACAGAGCAATTTGA
- a CDS encoding AAA family ATPase, whose amino-acid sequence MTEQFENIPKDLTALPQWVLRKGKMPINPHNGYGAKAGDPSTWGTLNQCGSALMQQDCKYDGLGFEFNDNGIVGVDLDHVLNDLGIPTTEALDIIKRLDSYTEISPSGTGLHIFVYGDIPQNRKSPEKGIELYKNKRYFTMTGNVFGELKPIQHREEGIMALYDELFQQSPAAVESVQTSIPLTNRTPQEIHSIIQRSNQSEKFYNYYHGQNISNDESSNDMGFCNLLAFWTGKDAALMDAIFRESALMRDKWDRKESTWGTYGNRTIQKAIAECSNVYDPAGYNVAVTEFGTEVVTVKGQQTLPKPKVINMVSMADAEEKEPDWLIKGYMPKYQITTMAGDGGSGKTTVWCALAAAVSSGKKPFLLAGDPLLPLFTGEPQTVAFFSAEDSFEHTLKRRLRKNGANLDNIFSIDIADDNFKDIKFNSPFLQAVIEKYRPALVIFDPIQAFIPPELRMAERNAMRSCLAPLVGYGEKYGTTFLIIVHSNKQGSVWGRKRIADSADIWDISRSVIMAGETQEKPVRYLSHEKSNYSMTSNTVLYTIDDEVVTFQSYTEKKDRDFITAETQTRAAPDRDSAKDFILDYLEDGEKEVKELDSMAGAMSISKKTMERAKADLKKLGLIKYRTESLGDKKGTKHFLSLAGLALMPTK is encoded by the coding sequence ATGACAGAGCAATTTGAAAACATACCAAAGGACCTGACTGCTTTACCGCAATGGGTTTTAAGAAAAGGCAAGATGCCGATTAATCCCCACAATGGTTATGGTGCCAAGGCTGGTGATCCATCGACCTGGGGAACATTAAATCAGTGCGGATCTGCTTTAATGCAACAAGACTGTAAGTACGACGGTCTAGGATTTGAATTCAATGATAATGGCATTGTGGGCGTGGATCTGGATCACGTTCTTAATGATCTGGGAATACCAACAACTGAAGCACTCGACATTATCAAAAGATTAGACAGCTATACGGAAATCAGCCCTTCAGGGACCGGGCTTCATATCTTTGTATATGGAGATATCCCCCAAAACAGAAAAAGCCCTGAAAAAGGCATAGAGCTTTATAAAAACAAAAGATATTTTACCATGACTGGTAATGTGTTTGGTGAGCTGAAGCCAATCCAGCACCGGGAAGAGGGAATAATGGCCTTGTATGATGAATTATTCCAGCAGAGTCCTGCAGCGGTTGAGAGCGTCCAAACTTCAATACCGTTAACAAACAGAACCCCGCAAGAAATCCATTCCATTATACAACGTTCTAACCAATCTGAAAAGTTTTATAACTACTATCATGGCCAAAATATCAGCAACGATGAAAGTTCCAATGATATGGGTTTTTGTAATCTGCTGGCTTTCTGGACTGGAAAAGATGCAGCCTTAATGGATGCCATTTTCAGAGAGTCAGCACTTATGAGGGATAAATGGGACAGGAAAGAAAGCACCTGGGGGACTTATGGCAATAGAACTATTCAAAAGGCTATTGCTGAATGCTCAAATGTTTACGATCCAGCCGGTTATAATGTGGCCGTCACTGAATTTGGAACAGAGGTAGTCACGGTAAAAGGTCAGCAGACTTTACCAAAGCCAAAAGTTATTAATATGGTGAGTATGGCCGATGCTGAAGAAAAAGAACCGGATTGGCTGATTAAGGGCTATATGCCAAAGTATCAGATTACCACAATGGCGGGTGATGGTGGCAGCGGTAAAACAACTGTCTGGTGTGCGCTGGCTGCTGCTGTCAGTTCTGGAAAGAAACCTTTTCTTTTAGCCGGTGATCCATTGCTACCGCTATTCACTGGAGAACCTCAGACTGTGGCTTTCTTTTCTGCTGAAGATTCCTTTGAACATACCTTAAAACGTAGACTTAGGAAGAACGGCGCAAATCTTGACAACATTTTTTCAATCGACATTGCAGACGATAATTTTAAAGATATCAAGTTCAACAGCCCATTTTTACAGGCCGTAATAGAAAAGTATAGACCGGCTCTGGTTATCTTTGATCCGATCCAGGCATTTATACCACCTGAGCTTAGAATGGCCGAGAGAAACGCTATGCGTTCATGCTTAGCCCCTCTGGTGGGGTATGGTGAAAAGTACGGCACGACATTCTTAATTATCGTCCATTCTAATAAGCAGGGCAGCGTGTGGGGACGAAAAAGAATTGCTGACAGTGCCGATATCTGGGACATTAGTCGATCAGTAATTATGGCCGGTGAAACCCAGGAAAAACCAGTCAGATATTTGAGCCATGAAAAATCAAACTATTCCATGACCTCAAACACAGTGCTTTATACCATTGATGATGAAGTCGTGACGTTTCAATCCTATACAGAGAAAAAAGACCGTGATTTCATTACGGCTGAAACCCAAACAAGGGCAGCACCAGACAGGGACAGCGCAAAGGATTTTATTCTGGATTATCTGGAAGATGGCGAAAAAGAAGTCAAGGAGCTGGACAGCATGGCGGGCGCTATGAGTATCAGTAAAAAAACAATGGAAAGAGCAAAAGCCGATTTAAAGAAATTGGGATTAATAAAATACCGGACGGAAAGTCTTGGAGATAAGAAAGGTACAAAGCATTTCTTATCACTGGCCGGACTTGCTCTTATGCCCACAAAATAA